A window of Mus pahari chromosome 7, PAHARI_EIJ_v1.1, whole genome shotgun sequence contains these coding sequences:
- the Gpr68 gene encoding ovarian cancer G-protein coupled receptor 1, translating to MRSKAPSGPRMGNITTENSSLSCPIDHTIHQTLAPVVYVTVLVVGFPANCLSLYFGYLQIKARNELGVYLCNLTIADLFYICSLPFWLQYVLQHDDWSHGDLSCQVCGILLYENIYISVGFLCCISIDRYLAVAHPFRFHQFRTLKAAMGVSVLIWAKELLTSIYFLNNKEVTEDEDQHRVCFEHYPIEAWQRSINYYRFLVGFLFPICLLLASYQGILRAVRRSHGTQKSRKDQIQRLVLSTVVIFLACFLPYHVLLLVRSLWERNCEFAKSIFNIYHFSLLLTSFNCVADPVLYCFVSETTHRDLARLRGACLAVLTCSRTSRAREAYPLGAPEASGKSGAQGEEPELLTKLHSAFQTPSSLGVGGPPTVGLA from the coding sequence ATGAGGAGTAAGGCTCCTTCTGGCCCAAGGATGGGGAACATCACTACAGAAAACTCCTCACTATCTTGCCCCATTGACCACACCATCCATCAGACACTAGCCCCAGTGGTCTATGTGACTGTGTTGGTGGTGGGCTTCCCAGCCAACTGCCTGTCCCTCTACTTCGGGTACTTGCAGATCAAGGCCCGGAATGAGCTGGGAGTGTACCTGTGTAACCTGACCATTGCAGACCTGTTCTACATCTGCTCACTTCCCTTCTGGCTACAGTACGTGCTTCAGCACGACGACTGGTCCCATGGTGACCTATCCTGCCAGGTGTGTGGCATCCTCCTCTATGAGAACATTTACATCAGCGTGGGCTTCCTCTGCTGCATCTCCATTGACCGCTACCTGGCTGTGGCCCACCCCTTCCGCTTCCACCAGTTCCGCACCCTGAAGGCAGCCATGGGCGTCAGTGTGCTCATCTGGGCCAAGGAGCTGCTGACCAGCATCTACTTCCTCAATAACAAGGAGGTCACTGAGGACGAGGACCAGCACCGAGTCTGCTTTGAGCATTACCCTATCGAGGCCTGGCAGCGTAGCATCAACTACTACCGCTTCCTGGTGGGCTTTCTTTTCCCCATCTGCCTGCTGCTGGCCTCCTACCAGGGCATCCTGCGGGCTGTGCGCCGTAGCCACGGCACACAGAAGAGCCGCAAGGACCAGATTCAGCGGCTGGTGCTCAGCACCGTGGTcatcttcctggcttgcttcctgcCCTACCACGTGCTGCTGCTGGTACGCAGCCTCTGGGAGAGAAACTGTGAGTTTGCCAAGAGCATCTTCAATATCTAtcacttctccctcctcctcaccagCTTCAACTGTGTAGCTGACCCGGTGCTGTACTGCTTTGTCAGTGAGACCACTCACAGGGACCTAGCCCGCCTCCGAGGAGCCTGCCTAGCCGTCCTTACCTGCTCTAGGACAAGCAGGGCCAGGGAGGCCTACCCTCTGGGTGCCCCTGAGGCCTCTGGGAAAAGTGGGGCCCAGGGCGAGGAACCTGAATTGTTAACCAAGCTCCACTCAGCCTTCCAAACCCCTAGCTCACTGGGAGTGGGAGGGCCCCCCACAGTCGGGTTGGCCTAG